One segment of Panicum virgatum strain AP13 chromosome 3K, P.virgatum_v5, whole genome shotgun sequence DNA contains the following:
- the LOC120699794 gene encoding HIPL2 protein-like, with amino-acid sequence MAAHPDGSGMAFLYTQDGKVSLASLPARGSGAALQLDGGDGAILDLAVGDRVLIRLTGLALHPEFAANGRLFVAYTCDSDNSPACGGAGTSSSSSPPPPAAGNGLRYQLIVEEFTTKGGVDNGMITEARRIFAMGLPPQLVDAPNQQRGGQIFFPPSDDDGHLYLATGHGGGLGGEASSPFLGKIVRLDVDSMPGNNEPQIFAAGLSNPRGCSFDSMRPSDLYCAGVDEQQNEQVYLISNYSASPVTAAISVVVDHGRPTAGQAPSIIGGFVKRGPADPFLNERYVYVYNSSMWATAETPSSKAGGLHAYPSARIPNVRCSESSPVPCGGEAIAGSIVFLGQDSNMDAYIITTGGIYRVIPPGLCAGGAPPPAPPQQMPPWLTWLISILGLVSMVAIPSISSCLCGGAGAGAGRPTPNWSFSLSCCSSGTTN; translated from the exons ATGGCCGCGCACCCGGACGGCTCCGGCATGGCCTTCCTCTACACCCAGGACGGCAAGGTCTCGCTTGCGTCGCTGCCCGCACGGGGGTCCGGAGCGGCGTTGCAGCTCGACGGTGGCGACGGGGCCatcctcgacctcgccgtcgggGATCGGGTGCTCATCAGGCTGACGGGGCTTGCGCTCCACCCGGAGTTCGCGGCCAACGGACGCTTGTTTGTGGCCTACACCTGCGATAGCGAcaactcgccggcgtgcggcggcgctggaacatcatcatcttcgtctcctcctcctcctgctgctggaaATGGATTAAGGTACCAGCTCATTGTCGAAGAGTTCACCACCAAGGGCGGCGTTGACAATGGCATG ATTACCGAAGCGAGGAGGATTTTTGCCATGGGTTTGCCGCCGCAGCTGGTGGACGCGCCCAACCAGCAGCGTGGCGGCCAGATCTTCTTCCCTCCTAGCGACGATGATGGGCATCTCTACCTCGCTACGGGGCACGGTGGTGGACTAGGAGGCGAAGCGAGCTCCCCGTTTCTTGGCAAAATCGTCAGGCTCGACGTCGACAGCATGCCTGGCAACAACGAGCCCCAGATCTTTGCCGCTGGACTCAGCAACCCGAGGGGCTGCAGCTTCGATTCCATGAGGCCTTCCGACTTGTACTGCGCCGGAGTGGATGAG CAACAGAACGAGCAGGTCTACCTGATCTCCAACTACAGCGCCTCTCCGGTCACGGCCGCCATCTCCGTCGTCGTCGACCACGGCCGTCCAACAGCCGGCCAGGCGCCATCCATCATAGGTGGTTTCGTCAAACGAGGTCCCGCTGACCCCTTCTTGAATGAAAG GTACGTGTACGTATATAATTCTTCCATGTGGGCCACAGCGGAAACTCCATCGAGCAAAGCTGGCGGGCTCCACGCATACCCCTCTGCCCGGATCCCCAACGTCCGGTGCTCCGAGAGCAGCCCCGTGCCTTGCGGCGGCGAGGCCATCGCCGGTAGCATCGTCTTCTTGGGCCAGGACAGCAACATGGACGCCTACATCATCACCACTGGCGGCATCTACCGAGTCATTCCGCCAGGCCTCTGCGCCGGtggcgctcctcctcccgcgccgccgcagcagatGCCACCATGGCTTACGTGGCTCATCTCCATTCTTGGACTCGTTTCAATGGTAGCGATCCCATCCATCTCCTCGTGCctgtgcggcggcgcaggagcaggagcaggacggCCTACACCAAACTGGTCCTTCagcttgagctgctgctccAGTGGCACCACAAATTAA
- the LOC120701082 gene encoding probable prefoldin subunit 3 produces the protein MAVVAASASASTPQGVAERRGIPAATFVEDVEAYLRQAGLDVNSALAFLQERLQQYKIVEMKLLAQQRDLQAKLPDIEKCLDIVAALQAKKALGLIGKQSDQHLHR, from the exons atggcggtggtggcggcgtcggCATCGGCGTCGACGCCGCAgggtgtggcggagcggcggggcaTCCCGGCGGCGACCTTCGTCGAGGACGTCGAGGCCTACCTCCGCCAGGCCGGGCTCGACGTCAACTCCGCCCTGGCCTTTCTCCAGGAAAG GCTGCAGCAATACAAAATAGTGGAGATGAAGCTTCTAGCACAACAAAGGGATCTTCAG GCTAAACTTCCTGATATAGAGAAGTGCTTAGATATTGTTGCAGCGTTACAAGCTAAAAAGGCTTTGG GTCTTATAGGAAAACAATCCGACCAGCACCTCCACAGATGA